One Spirochaetota bacterium genomic region harbors:
- a CDS encoding site-2 protease family protein, protein MLNKLKHSVRAYLSVLNMSQTASLIAKRLETDPRHDRETPLWIHAALFIITCATTTLAGAQARPTLIESILSGLPFSITIMTILTAHEMGHYLAARRFGVRATLPYFIPFPTMIGTMGAVIKIKSPILEKRALLYIGAMGPLVGFILSLTAVIAGLFVSSVAPLPEAGKGEVMIFGDSLLFKALARLIHGEIPAGSDIYLSPYAWAGWIGFLVTSLNLMPLGQLDGSHILYALIGRRQLYFGWAVFAGLIVLVFIWPGWIVWVLMVLFFLMIGHPPLPESAPLSRGERLIGWCCVAIFFLTFIPVPVDII, encoded by the coding sequence ATGTTAAACAAACTGAAACATTCGGTACGCGCCTATCTCTCGGTGCTGAACATGTCACAGACGGCGTCCCTCATCGCCAAGCGACTGGAAACCGATCCGCGCCATGATCGCGAGACACCGCTGTGGATTCATGCGGCGCTTTTTATCATCACCTGCGCCACGACCACGCTCGCCGGAGCGCAGGCGCGCCCGACGCTCATCGAAAGCATACTGAGCGGCCTTCCATTTTCCATCACCATCATGACCATCCTTACCGCGCACGAGATGGGACATTACCTGGCGGCCCGCCGCTTCGGCGTGAGGGCGACGCTTCCCTACTTCATCCCGTTCCCCACAATGATCGGCACCATGGGCGCGGTGATCAAGATAAAGTCGCCCATCCTCGAAAAGCGCGCCCTCCTGTATATCGGGGCCATGGGCCCGCTCGTAGGCTTCATACTGAGCCTGACTGCGGTCATCGCCGGACTCTTCGTGTCCTCGGTCGCACCGCTCCCCGAGGCGGGCAAGGGCGAGGTCATGATCTTCGGCGATTCGCTCCTGTTCAAGGCCCTTGCCCGGCTCATTCACGGCGAAATCCCGGCCGGATCCGACATATACCTTTCACCCTATGCGTGGGCCGGATGGATCGGCTTCCTCGTCACCAGCCTCAACCTCATGCCGCTGGGGCAGCTTGACGGCAGTCACATTCTCTACGCACTGATAGGGCGCAGGCAGCTCTATTTCGGCTGGGCTGTCTTCGCCGGGCTCATCGTCCTGGTTTTCATCTGGCCCGGCTGGATCGTATGGGTGCTCATGGTGCTCTTTTTCCTTATGATCGGACACCCGCCCCTGCCCGAAAGCGCGCCGCTCTCCCGGGGAGAGCGATTGATCGGATGGTGCTGCGTGGCGATCTTCTTCCTTACGTTTATACCGGTGCCCGTCGACATCATTTAA
- the icmF gene encoding fused isobutyryl-CoA mutase/GTPase IcmF — MGSTIKTPPAVKQLRFVTATTLFDGHDASINIFRRLLQGAGAEVIHLAHSRSADEIVQTAIQEEAHAIAASSYQGGHVEFFKYMRDLLVQSGAGHVRIFGGGGGVITPEEIRELEEYGITRIYSPEDGQKLGLEGIIADMMERSGRAEIPPLPEDWQARLKKNDSVVIARLISLAESGLKEEIAASLRAPGRGNAPVIGVTGTGGSGKSTLEDEFVRRFLALYPEKNIALLAVDPSKKKTGGALLGDRIRMNALQFDRVYMRSIATRKSEGSLPSGLHDMIAVLRAASFDLIIIETPGIGQGDAGISSHSDFSIYVMTSDYGAPSQLEKIDMLDYADMIVINKFDHRNSPDALRDVRKQYRRTRNDFSTADEALPVFGTMASNYYDRGLDVFFAAVIDRLLEKGLADWPPAVSARHAAGGTAPQGIIPAERFNYLSEISTAVRRYHAQTDETATLMREMDAADTLCSSADPQLRKTGERLAAETAGKLDPEIASMLAQWEETRRAYGKDALSTEIRGREIITSLKVTSLSGLNIPLVALPRYDSRADLIKWLRRENLPGHFPFTSGVFPFRRTDEDPKRQFAGEGSPGRTNRRFHYLTRNDTAKRLSTAFDSVTLYGQDPSTVPDVFGKIGESGVSICTLEDMKELYAGFDLCDVNTSVSMTINGPAPIMLAFFFNTAIDRAAERFAAEHGHEPSVAELERIQREVLRTVRGTVQADILKEDQGQNSCIFSTNFALRMMGDVQSYFIDNAVRNFYSVSISGYHIAEAGAAPVTQLAFTLANAFTYVEYYLSRGMKIDDFAPNLSFFFSSGMEPEYNVLIRVARRIWAVAMKQRYGAGAQSQRLKCHIQTSGRSLHAQEMQFNDVRTTLQALMALNDNCNSLHTNSYDEAITTPTEESVRRAMAIQLIIGKEYGIFKNQNGLQGSFIIEQLTDMVEEAVLEEFDRISRRGGVLGAMESYYQRGRIQEESLAYEHKKHSGEYPIIGVNTFRNSATLGEDYVRPEIPLTRASFDEKMSRIDALRDFHRRHAQSAPAALARLKEVADTGANIFAELMNTARVASLGQITQALYESGGKYRRTM; from the coding sequence ATGGGATCGACGATCAAGACTCCGCCCGCGGTCAAGCAGCTCCGTTTCGTCACCGCCACCACGCTTTTCGACGGACACGACGCGTCCATTAACATCTTCAGGCGCCTGCTTCAGGGAGCGGGCGCGGAGGTGATCCACCTGGCGCACAGCCGATCGGCGGACGAGATCGTCCAGACCGCCATCCAGGAGGAGGCGCACGCAATCGCGGCCAGCTCCTACCAGGGCGGCCATGTGGAGTTTTTCAAATACATGCGCGACCTGCTGGTACAAAGCGGCGCCGGCCATGTGCGGATATTCGGCGGCGGCGGCGGGGTGATAACGCCCGAGGAAATCCGCGAACTCGAGGAATACGGCATCACGCGCATATATTCGCCCGAGGACGGGCAGAAGCTGGGGCTCGAAGGAATAATCGCGGACATGATGGAGCGCTCCGGCCGGGCGGAGATCCCGCCGCTTCCCGAAGACTGGCAGGCGCGCCTGAAAAAAAACGACAGTGTCGTCATCGCGCGTCTTATCTCGCTCGCGGAATCGGGTCTAAAGGAGGAGATTGCCGCCTCACTCCGCGCGCCCGGCAGGGGAAACGCGCCGGTTATCGGCGTAACCGGCACGGGAGGATCGGGCAAAAGCACGCTCGAGGATGAGTTCGTCCGACGCTTTCTCGCACTCTATCCCGAAAAGAACATCGCGCTGCTCGCGGTCGACCCTTCCAAAAAGAAGACCGGCGGGGCGCTCCTCGGCGACCGGATCAGGATGAACGCCCTGCAGTTCGACCGCGTATACATGCGCTCCATCGCCACCCGAAAATCGGAAGGAAGCCTGCCCTCCGGCCTCCATGACATGATAGCGGTGCTCCGCGCGGCGTCATTCGATCTTATCATCATCGAAACCCCGGGCATCGGGCAGGGCGACGCCGGGATATCATCCCACTCGGACTTTTCCATTTACGTAATGACCTCCGATTACGGGGCCCCCTCCCAGCTCGAAAAAATCGACATGCTCGATTACGCCGACATGATCGTCATCAATAAATTCGACCATCGCAACTCTCCCGACGCGCTGCGCGACGTCCGCAAGCAGTACCGGCGCACGCGAAACGATTTCTCCACGGCCGACGAGGCGCTTCCCGTATTCGGCACCATGGCCAGCAACTACTACGACCGGGGGCTCGACGTTTTCTTTGCCGCGGTAATCGATCGTCTGCTCGAGAAGGGCCTGGCGGACTGGCCGCCCGCTGTGAGCGCGCGGCATGCCGCCGGGGGAACCGCCCCCCAGGGAATAATTCCGGCGGAGCGGTTCAACTACCTCTCCGAGATATCCACTGCCGTACGGCGCTATCATGCACAGACCGACGAGACCGCCACCCTGATGAGGGAGATGGACGCCGCCGACACGCTTTGCTCCTCGGCCGATCCGCAGTTGCGCAAAACCGGCGAACGGCTTGCCGCCGAAACCGCAGGAAAGCTTGACCCCGAAATCGCTTCTATGCTGGCACAATGGGAGGAGACCCGACGGGCTTACGGGAAGGATGCCCTTTCCACCGAGATACGCGGCAGAGAGATAATCACTTCACTGAAGGTGACATCACTCTCCGGGCTCAATATCCCGCTTGTGGCGCTTCCACGCTACGACTCCCGCGCGGATCTCATAAAATGGCTGCGGCGCGAAAACCTCCCGGGCCATTTCCCCTTCACCTCCGGGGTGTTCCCTTTCAGACGCACCGACGAGGACCCCAAGCGCCAGTTCGCGGGGGAAGGCTCGCCCGGCCGCACCAACCGGCGGTTTCACTACCTCACGCGCAACGACACCGCCAAGCGCCTCAGCACGGCGTTTGACTCGGTGACGCTCTACGGCCAGGACCCCAGCACCGTGCCCGATGTCTTCGGTAAAATAGGCGAGAGCGGCGTGAGCATCTGCACCCTCGAGGACATGAAGGAGCTCTACGCGGGATTCGACCTTTGTGACGTCAACACCAGCGTTTCCATGACCATCAACGGGCCGGCGCCCATCATGCTCGCCTTTTTTTTCAATACGGCGATCGACCGCGCGGCGGAGCGTTTCGCCGCGGAGCACGGCCACGAGCCCTCGGTGGCGGAACTCGAAAGGATACAGCGCGAGGTGCTCAGGACGGTCCGGGGAACGGTACAGGCCGATATCCTCAAGGAAGACCAGGGCCAGAACAGCTGCATCTTCTCCACCAACTTCGCCCTCAGGATGATGGGCGACGTCCAGAGCTATTTCATCGACAATGCGGTGCGCAACTTTTACTCGGTATCGATCAGCGGCTACCATATCGCCGAGGCGGGAGCCGCCCCGGTCACCCAGCTCGCGTTTACGCTGGCCAACGCCTTCACCTACGTGGAGTACTACCTCTCGCGCGGGATGAAGATCGACGACTTCGCCCCCAACCTTTCCTTCTTCTTTTCAAGCGGCATGGAACCGGAGTACAACGTGCTGATCCGGGTCGCGCGCCGCATATGGGCCGTCGCAATGAAACAGCGCTACGGCGCGGGAGCGCAGAGCCAGCGGCTGAAATGTCACATACAGACCTCGGGGCGAAGTCTGCATGCGCAGGAGATGCAGTTCAACGACGTGCGCACGACCCTGCAGGCGCTCATGGCGCTCAACGACAACTGCAACAGCCTGCACACCAATTCCTACGACGAGGCCATCACCACCCCGACCGAGGAATCGGTACGCCGCGCGATGGCCATACAGCTGATCATAGGAAAGGAGTACGGCATATTCAAAAACCAGAACGGCCTGCAGGGAAGCTTTATCATAGAGCAACTGACCGACATGGTGGAGGAAGCAGTGCTCGAGGAGTTCGACAGGATAAGCCGCCGCGGCGGTGTGCTCGGCGCCATGGAAAGCTATTACCAGCGCGGCAGAATCCAGGAAGAGTCGCTCGCCTACGAACATAAAAAGCACTCGGGCGAATACCCGATCATCGGCGTGAACACCTTCAGGAATTCCGCCACGCTCGGCGAGGATTACGTGCGGCCCGAGATTCCGCTCACCCGCGCCTCCTTCGACGAAAAGATGTCGCGGATCGACGCGCTCAGGGACTTCCACCGCAGGCATGCCCAAAGCGCCCCCGCGGCACTTGCCCGGCTTAAAGAAGTGGCCGACACCGGCGCCAATATCTTCGCCGAGCTGATGAATACCGCCCGCGTGGCGAGCCTCGGACAGATCACGCAGGCGCTGTATGAATCGGGCGGGAAGTACCGCCGAACCATGTAA
- the tkt gene encoding transketolase produces the protein MKIAKDEMQLVATTIRTLAMDGVQKAKSGHPGMPMGCAEIAAVLWLKALKHSPSDPAWPNRDRFVLSAGHGSMLLYSMLHLSGYDLSIDDLKSFRQWGSRTPGHPEFGHTPGVETTTGPLGQGVANAVGMALAQELLRAEFNGVNPVIDHFIYALAGDGDLMEGVAYEAASLAGHWGLGRLIVIYDSNEITIEGSTNLAFSEDVAARFTACGWHVQTADGHDCDEIEAALAAARRDTARPSLVIAKTRIAKGSPGREGSEESHGAPLGEDEVKKAKANLGCDPDGTFCVNERVYEIFARRRGEIEVEYDTWKSMFGKTVTGALKKRWEIFFSAVDADALRGALPVFEAGKNIATRSAGGKVLEALFGELPNLAGGSADLAPSNKSFVKGFGETGRGAIGRNIHFGIREHAMGAIQNGIAYYGGFIPYSATFFVFMDYMRPPVRLAALAGLRSIYIFTHDSFFVGEDGPTHQPVEQLAAARAIPRLSVIRPADAEETREAWLAALSGDSRPTAILLTRQDIPVLERGTGGALGLHRGAYVLWDPKRALDILFLASGSEVHIALEAAKELESAGIGARVVSFPSWDLFEKQPESYRRGVLPASVSRRVVVEAGISMGWERYAGDGALYVTLEHFGASAPAGVLAGRFGFTKDTIVARVRSYLGR, from the coding sequence ATGAAGATCGCGAAAGACGAAATGCAGCTCGTAGCTACAACCATCCGTACGCTTGCCATGGACGGCGTTCAGAAAGCGAAGTCCGGGCACCCCGGCATGCCGATGGGATGCGCCGAAATAGCCGCAGTCCTCTGGCTGAAAGCGCTTAAGCATAGTCCGTCCGATCCGGCATGGCCGAACCGCGACCGCTTCGTACTCTCCGCCGGCCACGGCTCGATGCTTTTGTATTCCATGCTCCATCTGTCCGGGTATGATCTTTCTATCGACGACCTGAAAAGCTTTCGCCAGTGGGGAAGCCGGACGCCGGGGCATCCGGAATTCGGCCACACGCCGGGAGTGGAGACCACCACCGGCCCCCTGGGCCAGGGCGTGGCGAATGCCGTGGGTATGGCGCTGGCGCAGGAGCTGCTTCGCGCCGAATTCAACGGGGTGAATCCGGTCATCGATCATTTCATCTATGCTCTTGCCGGCGACGGCGACCTGATGGAGGGTGTTGCGTACGAGGCGGCCTCGCTTGCCGGTCACTGGGGCCTGGGCCGGCTTATCGTCATTTACGATTCCAACGAGATAACCATTGAAGGGTCGACAAACCTGGCCTTTTCCGAAGACGTGGCCGCACGGTTCACCGCGTGCGGATGGCATGTGCAAACGGCGGACGGGCACGACTGTGACGAGATTGAGGCGGCGCTCGCCGCCGCGCGCCGTGATACCGCCCGTCCGTCGCTTGTAATCGCTAAGACGCGCATCGCAAAGGGAAGCCCGGGAAGGGAGGGAAGCGAGGAATCGCACGGCGCACCGCTCGGCGAGGACGAAGTGAAGAAGGCCAAGGCGAACCTTGGCTGTGATCCCGACGGCACTTTCTGTGTCAATGAGAGGGTTTACGAAATCTTTGCCCGCAGACGCGGGGAGATCGAGGTCGAATACGATACATGGAAATCGATGTTCGGGAAAACCGTGACGGGGGCGCTGAAAAAACGTTGGGAGATTTTTTTCAGCGCCGTGGACGCGGACGCCCTGCGCGGTGCGCTTCCCGTTTTCGAAGCCGGTAAAAACATCGCCACGCGGAGCGCCGGCGGGAAAGTGCTCGAGGCGCTGTTTGGGGAGCTTCCCAACCTGGCAGGCGGTTCGGCGGACCTCGCCCCCAGCAACAAGTCGTTCGTGAAAGGGTTCGGCGAAACCGGCAGGGGCGCAATCGGCCGCAATATCCATTTCGGCATCCGCGAGCACGCGATGGGCGCAATCCAGAACGGTATCGCCTATTACGGCGGGTTTATTCCGTATTCGGCCACCTTCTTCGTCTTCATGGACTATATGCGGCCGCCGGTACGGCTTGCGGCGCTGGCGGGGCTGCGCTCAATCTATATATTTACGCACGATTCGTTTTTTGTGGGAGAGGACGGCCCAACCCACCAGCCGGTCGAGCAGCTCGCTGCTGCGCGCGCAATCCCGCGACTCTCGGTAATCCGACCGGCCGATGCCGAGGAGACCAGGGAGGCGTGGCTCGCAGCGCTTTCGGGAGATTCGCGGCCCACGGCCATTCTTCTTACACGGCAGGACATTCCCGTTCTCGAGCGCGGTACGGGCGGCGCGCTCGGCCTGCATCGCGGCGCCTACGTGTTATGGGACCCGAAGCGCGCGCTCGATATCCTCTTCCTTGCGAGCGGATCGGAGGTGCATATCGCGCTTGAGGCGGCGAAAGAGCTGGAGTCCGCCGGTATAGGTGCGCGTGTGGTCTCGTTCCCCTCGTGGGACCTGTTTGAAAAACAGCCGGAAAGCTATCGCCGGGGCGTTTTACCCGCGTCGGTTTCCCGGCGCGTCGTCGTTGAGGCGGGGATTTCCATGGGATGGGAGCGCTACGCGGGCGATGGTGCGCTGTACGTCACCCTCGAGCACTTCGGCGCTTCCGCACCGGCCGGGGTGCTCGCCGGGCGCTTCGGTTTTACGAAAGACACTATCGTGGCACGGGTTCGTTCATATCTCGGACGCTGA
- a CDS encoding cob(I)yrinic acid a,c-diamide adenosyltransferase translates to MQLKAYVHLYTGHGKGKTTAALGLALRAAGHGMRSIVIQFMKGQHYGELDAVKKLDGLITIEQHGSAAFCRPDDGSIEEHHRHAREAIERAREVLYGGAYPVVILDEVVTAHLFKLVSLDEILGLLKGRPAGVELILTGRGAPKELIDACDLVTEMKEVKHYYGAGVDAREGIEY, encoded by the coding sequence ATGCAATTAAAAGCCTATGTCCATCTCTATACAGGCCACGGCAAGGGGAAAACGACCGCCGCGCTGGGGCTCGCGCTCCGCGCAGCCGGACATGGCATGCGGAGCATCGTCATACAGTTCATGAAGGGTCAGCATTACGGCGAGCTCGACGCGGTCAAAAAACTCGACGGACTCATCACCATCGAGCAGCACGGAAGCGCGGCGTTCTGCCGCCCCGACGACGGGAGCATCGAGGAGCATCACCGTCACGCACGCGAGGCCATTGAACGCGCGCGTGAGGTCCTGTACGGAGGCGCATACCCTGTCGTTATCCTCGACGAGGTCGTCACCGCGCACCTGTTCAAGCTTGTCAGCCTGGACGAGATTCTGGGGCTCCTGAAAGGCAGGCCCGCCGGAGTGGAACTTATACTCACCGGGCGCGGCGCGCCGAAGGAACTCATCGACGCGTGCGACCTGGTAACGGAGATGAAGGAAGTGAAGCACTACTACGGCGCCGGCGTTGACGCGCGCGAGGGAATAGAGTACTGA
- the acs gene encoding acetate--CoA ligase, with translation MAEVTLKEIYPVPEKFREKAYIKSRADYEKIWKESVADPNAFWAKIAEEYITWFKKWDKVMDCNYGKTPEELKIAWFTGAKVNVSYNCLDRHLEKRGGQVAIIWEGNDPGESRKLTYKELHTEVCKFANVLKKNGVKMGDRVTFYLPMIPELAIGILACTRIGAIHSVVFGGFSAEALRDRVIDCDSKVVVSCDGTFRGAKAVPQKDNADAAIAQCPGVRLHIVIKRVGDKVQVKWDDKIDKWYEAEMASVDANCPAEEMDAEAPLFILYTSGSTGKPKGVMHTTGGYLTQVAYTHKMIFDYHDGDIYWCTADIGWVTGHSYIVYGPLANGATTIMFEGVPSYPDFGRFWAVVEKYKVNIFYTAPTAIRAIAKEGDSWVDKHDVSSLRLLGSVGEPLNPEAWNWYYNKIGRGQCPIVDTWWQTETGGILITPLPGAIDIKPAMATVPFFGVKPSIVDDGGKPFEGVCEGNLCIDHSWPGQMRGVYGDDKKERFFNTYFAQFPGKYFTGDGCRRDKDGYYQITGRVDDVINVSGHRMGTAEVESALVSHPKVAESAVVGYPHEIKGQSIYAFVTLNTGVEKTEELKKELIAQVRKEIGPIATPDVIQWADALPKTRSGKIMRRILKRIAASDWDRKNYGDISTLADPSVVDSLVTSAQAVQKK, from the coding sequence ATGGCTGAAGTTACTCTTAAGGAGATTTATCCGGTACCGGAAAAATTCAGAGAGAAGGCGTATATCAAGAGCCGCGCGGACTACGAGAAAATCTGGAAGGAGTCCGTCGCCGATCCCAACGCCTTCTGGGCTAAGATCGCTGAGGAGTACATCACCTGGTTCAAGAAATGGGACAAGGTTATGGACTGCAATTACGGCAAGACCCCCGAGGAGCTCAAGATCGCGTGGTTCACCGGCGCCAAGGTCAACGTGTCCTACAACTGTCTCGACCGGCACCTCGAAAAGAGGGGCGGCCAGGTCGCCATTATCTGGGAAGGTAACGATCCCGGCGAAAGCAGGAAGCTCACCTACAAGGAACTCCACACGGAAGTATGTAAGTTCGCGAACGTTCTCAAGAAGAACGGCGTCAAGATGGGCGACCGCGTGACCTTCTACCTTCCGATGATTCCTGAACTCGCGATCGGTATTCTTGCCTGCACGCGCATCGGCGCGATCCACTCGGTGGTGTTCGGCGGCTTCTCCGCCGAGGCCCTGCGCGACCGCGTCATCGACTGCGACAGCAAGGTCGTGGTTTCCTGCGACGGTACCTTCCGCGGCGCGAAGGCCGTTCCACAGAAGGACAACGCCGACGCGGCGATAGCTCAGTGTCCCGGTGTGCGCCTGCATATCGTCATAAAGCGCGTGGGCGACAAGGTTCAGGTTAAGTGGGACGACAAGATCGACAAGTGGTACGAGGCCGAAATGGCGTCCGTCGACGCCAACTGCCCGGCGGAGGAGATGGACGCCGAGGCGCCGCTCTTCATTCTTTACACCTCCGGTTCAACCGGCAAGCCCAAGGGCGTTATGCACACCACCGGCGGCTATCTCACCCAGGTCGCCTATACCCACAAGATGATCTTCGACTACCACGACGGCGACATCTACTGGTGCACCGCCGACATCGGCTGGGTGACCGGACACTCCTATATCGTGTACGGCCCGCTCGCCAACGGCGCGACCACCATCATGTTCGAGGGCGTGCCGAGCTATCCGGACTTCGGACGGTTCTGGGCGGTCGTCGAGAAGTACAAGGTCAACATCTTCTACACCGCCCCCACCGCCATCCGCGCGATCGCCAAGGAGGGCGACTCCTGGGTAGACAAGCACGACGTCTCCTCCCTGCGCCTGCTCGGCTCGGTGGGAGAGCCCCTGAACCCCGAGGCGTGGAACTGGTACTATAACAAGATCGGCCGCGGCCAGTGCCCGATCGTCGACACATGGTGGCAGACCGAAACCGGCGGCATCCTCATCACCCCGCTTCCCGGCGCCATCGACATCAAGCCCGCCATGGCGACAGTTCCCTTTTTCGGAGTTAAGCCGTCAATCGTCGACGACGGCGGAAAGCCCTTCGAGGGCGTGTGCGAGGGCAACCTCTGCATCGACCACTCATGGCCCGGCCAGATGCGCGGCGTCTACGGCGACGACAAGAAAGAGCGCTTCTTCAACACCTACTTTGCGCAGTTTCCCGGCAAGTACTTCACCGGCGACGGCTGCCGCAGGGACAAGGACGGCTACTACCAGATCACCGGCCGCGTCGACGATGTTATCAACGTTTCCGGACACCGTATGGGAACGGCCGAGGTCGAGTCGGCGCTGGTTTCGCATCCCAAGGTGGCCGAGTCGGCGGTTGTCGGCTACCCTCACGAGATCAAGGGACAGTCGATCTACGCCTTCGTTACGCTGAACACGGGTGTTGAGAAGACCGAGGAGCTCAAGAAGGAGCTCATCGCCCAGGTTCGCAAGGAGATCGGACCCATCGCGACTCCCGACGTAATCCAGTGGGCCGACGCGCTTCCGAAAACCCGTTCGGGCAAGATCATGAGGCGTATCCTGAAAAGGATCGCGGCGAGTGACTGGGACCGGAAGAATTACGGCGACATCTCCACACTGGCGGATCCTTCGGTGGTGGATTCTCTCGTCACTTCGGCGCAGGCCGTACAGAAGAAGTAG
- a CDS encoding putative ABC transporter permease, translating to MYLSAERLFLLFYVFSFSGWIIESVYRSLNRKRFVNPGFLFGPHLPLYGTGAIILILLYPAIRELHPALRGLSYMVALTLVEYVAGLLLLHAFNRRCWDYRDDPLNHQGLICPGFSLCWVILAFVFEKTLYPLALRLAQSIDQSILPGLNALFLTVMAIDFFFASGLAGRARLYAGRLPNFTPRLALPRYLPAAATCVGRANSRIASWMAERYLEYAPPKHAVRSRALKARAALVEKIRLDSIRLRQTMIGLSGGRLVPEIMGLIKRLK from the coding sequence ATGTATCTTTCAGCGGAACGTCTGTTTTTACTGTTTTACGTTTTCTCGTTTTCAGGATGGATAATCGAATCCGTCTACCGTTCGCTCAACCGTAAGCGCTTCGTCAATCCTGGATTTCTCTTCGGTCCGCATCTCCCGCTCTACGGAACGGGCGCGATCATCCTTATCCTATTATACCCGGCCATAAGGGAACTGCATCCCGCGCTGAGGGGCTTGTCGTATATGGTCGCTCTCACGCTGGTCGAATACGTCGCCGGGTTGCTGCTGCTGCACGCATTCAATCGTCGATGCTGGGACTACCGCGACGATCCATTAAACCATCAGGGTCTTATCTGCCCCGGATTCTCCCTGTGCTGGGTCATCCTCGCGTTCGTTTTCGAAAAGACGCTTTACCCGCTCGCACTCCGGTTGGCGCAGAGTATCGATCAGTCCATCCTCCCGGGGCTTAATGCTCTCTTCCTGACGGTGATGGCGATTGATTTCTTTTTCGCCTCGGGACTGGCCGGCCGTGCGCGCCTGTACGCGGGTCGGCTGCCGAATTTCACGCCGCGCCTTGCCCTTCCCCGGTATCTGCCGGCAGCGGCAACCTGTGTCGGCCGGGCGAATTCGCGGATCGCGTCGTGGATGGCGGAGCGATACCTTGAATACGCCCCGCCAAAACACGCGGTGCGTTCGAGGGCGCTGAAGGCGAGAGCCGCCCTTGTGGAAAAAATCAGGCTTGACAGCATTCGCCTCAGGCAAACGATGATCGGGCTTTCCGGCGGAAGACTTGTTCCGGAAATAATGGGCCTGATAAAAAGGTTAAAATGA
- a CDS encoding HEAT repeat domain-containing protein yields the protein MKTGLFTSLTCVSLAGLLLVAGVLNAQRKPDAAADQMLADMMSNEQMTALQALAKVRDGELNKDGVRYETAKNNLIALIKNPKKDYTVRALAAEITAYHQVKKALPVLRASVKTETNPMLKYAFQNSIERLEGNISGEVYSERPAYSGTPRYYGTPGYAGTPGYYGTPGYMGTPGYMATPRY from the coding sequence ATGAAAACCGGATTGTTTACGTCGTTAACGTGCGTCTCACTCGCCGGACTGCTGCTTGTTGCAGGGGTTCTCAACGCCCAGCGCAAACCGGATGCCGCGGCCGATCAGATGCTCGCGGACATGATGAGCAACGAGCAGATGACCGCTCTTCAGGCTCTGGCGAAGGTGAGAGACGGCGAACTCAACAAGGACGGGGTCAGGTACGAAACGGCGAAAAACAACCTCATCGCACTCATAAAAAATCCGAAGAAGGATTACACCGTCCGCGCACTGGCCGCGGAAATAACCGCCTACCACCAGGTGAAAAAGGCGCTGCCGGTACTCAGGGCAAGCGTAAAAACCGAGACCAACCCGATGCTCAAATACGCGTTTCAGAACTCGATCGAGAGACTGGAAGGAAATATCTCCGGCGAGGTGTACAGCGAAAGGCCGGCCTATTCCGGAACGCCCCGGTATTACGGCACTCCGGGATACGCGGGAACTCCCGGCTATTATGGGACGCCCGGATACATGGGGACGCCCGGATACATGGCGACGCCGCGGTATTAA
- a CDS encoding TetR/AcrR family transcriptional regulator: MKQIKRRNILAAAEKLFERFGPGKTGVHEIAAAAGVARGTLYNYFGSKEGIVRELISDKIDVFEKALKGTLGEMSDPLEKLKSAALERFRFLHRTPYIAAIILDEEGDATSRELVSSFEDRQRGIVARIMDEARRRGKIHRADIESVTDGVIYLLKGLEISLKTRLDTARLEDVEAEIARLITFFFSGAGKRQL; the protein is encoded by the coding sequence ATGAAACAGATAAAGCGCCGGAACATTCTCGCCGCGGCGGAAAAGCTCTTTGAACGCTTCGGCCCCGGGAAAACCGGGGTCCACGAAATCGCCGCGGCCGCAGGCGTCGCCAGGGGGACGCTGTACAATTATTTCGGCAGCAAGGAAGGGATCGTCCGGGAACTCATTTCGGATAAAATCGACGTCTTTGAGAAAGCCTTAAAGGGCACCCTCGGGGAAATGAGCGATCCCCTGGAAAAACTGAAGTCCGCGGCCCTGGAGCGATTTCGCTTCCTGCATCGCACCCCCTATATCGCCGCCATCATTCTCGATGAAGAGGGCGACGCCACCTCCCGCGAGCTTGTGAGCTCATTCGAGGACCGGCAGAGGGGCATCGTCGCACGAATCATGGATGAAGCGCGCCGGCGGGGAAAAATACACAGAGCCGACATCGAAAGCGTCACGGACGGGGTCATATATCTTTTAAAGGGCCTCGAAATCTCCCTTAAAACCCGGCTCGACACCGCCCGGCTCGAGGACGTTGAGGCCGAAATCGCCCGACTCATAACATTCTTTTTTTCCGGCGCCGGAAAGCGTCAACTATAG